The genomic segment GATCGGTCACAAACTCGGTGAATTTGCTCCCACTAGAACCTTCAAAGGTCACGGTGGAGACAAAAAAGTAGCGAAGAAATAGGTAGAGAGATGGAAGCAAAAGCAGTAGGAAAACACCTCAGAATTTCTGCCAGAAAAGCTCGCCTGGTTGCTGATGAAGTTCGTGGATACGATTATAAGGAAGCCATTGATATCTTGCGTTTTACTAATAAAGCAGCAAGTTCAATGATCATCAACCTTTTGAACTCGGCAGTGGCGAACGCAGTCCAAATGAACGAAAGTTTGGATCCAAGTTCACTTTATGTTAAAAAAATCTATGTGGATGACGGCCCTATCATGAAACGTTTCCGCCCAAGAGCACGAGGACGTGCTTCTAGGATCCGAAAACGCCTAAGCCACATCACTGTTGTCGTATCTGAAATCGAAAAGAAGGTTAGCTAAACTATGGGTCAGAAAGTAAATCCAATCGGACTACGAATCGGAATCACACGTAATTGGGATTCAGTTTGGTTTTCCAAACAAGATTACATTAAAAATCTTCACGAAGATATCAAGATCCGTAGATTCCTTCAGAAGAAATTCAAAAACGCTTCCGTTGTTAAAATCGTAATCGAAAGATTCCCTGAAAAAATCAACGTGAACCTCCATACTTCTAAACCAGGTATGGTGATTGGTCAAAAAGGCCAAAACATTGAAGCGGTAAAACAAGAACTTAAAAAATACGCTGATAAACCGATTGGGATGAACATCATCGAAGTGAAAAAACCGGAAGTGATTGCACAAGCAATTGCAGAAACGGTTGCCCTTCAAATCGAACAAAGGATGCCATTTCGTCGAGTGATGAAAGCTGAACTTCGTCGTGCGATGCGCGGTGGGGTGGAAGGCGTAAAAATCCAAATCTCTGGACGACTAAACGGAGCCGATATGGCAAGAACAGAGAAGTATATGGAAGGACGAGTTCCTCTTCATACTCTTCGTGCTAAAATCGACTTTGGATTCAAAGAAGCTCTCACGACTTTCGGACAAATTGGTGTGAAAGTATGGACTTATACAGGTGACTACTTCCCAACTAAGGAAGAGTCCGACGAAGATAAATACGCTGTAAAACGTAGAACTAGTTAAGAAGTACTAAAGAGAAACGATCATGTTAGCACCTAAACGAGTAAAATTTAGAAAACGCCAAAGAGGGCGCTTGAAAGGTAAGGACGAAAGAGGTTCTTACGTTGCGTTCGGTGAGTATGGTTTAAAAGCC from the Leptospira congkakensis genome contains:
- the rplV gene encoding 50S ribosomal protein L22, with amino-acid sequence MEAKAVGKHLRISARKARLVADEVRGYDYKEAIDILRFTNKAASSMIINLLNSAVANAVQMNESLDPSSLYVKKIYVDDGPIMKRFRPRARGRASRIRKRLSHITVVVSEIEKKVS
- the rpsC gene encoding 30S ribosomal protein S3; translated protein: MGQKVNPIGLRIGITRNWDSVWFSKQDYIKNLHEDIKIRRFLQKKFKNASVVKIVIERFPEKINVNLHTSKPGMVIGQKGQNIEAVKQELKKYADKPIGMNIIEVKKPEVIAQAIAETVALQIEQRMPFRRVMKAELRRAMRGGVEGVKIQISGRLNGADMARTEKYMEGRVPLHTLRAKIDFGFKEALTTFGQIGVKVWTYTGDYFPTKEESDEDKYAVKRRTS